The proteins below are encoded in one region of Vulpes lagopus strain Blue_001 chromosome 10, ASM1834538v1, whole genome shotgun sequence:
- the PLEKHG5 gene encoding pleckstrin homology domain-containing family G member 5 isoform X6, producing MDDQSLAEEKGLHCQNPGCMDRGRAAKVCHHADCQQLHRRGPLNLCEACDSKFHSAMHYDGHVRFDLPPQGSILARNVSTRSCPPRTSPAVDLEEEEESSMDGKGDRKSTGLKLSKKARRRHTDDPSKECFTLKFDLNVDIETEIVPAMKKKSLGEVLLPVFERKGIALGKVDIYLDQSNTPLSLTFEAYRFGGHYLRVKAKPGDEGKVEQGVKDSKSLSLPILRPARAGTPSLERVDPQSRRESLDILAPGRRRKNMSEFLGETSIPGQEAPTPSSCSLPSGSSGGSDSWKNRAASRFSGFFSSGPSTSTFGREVDKMEQLEAKLHTYGLFGLPRLPRRLRFDHDSWEEEGDEEEEEDDACLWLEDSWRELIDGHEKLTRRQCHQQEAVWELLHTEASYIKKLRVITNLFLCCLLNLQESGLLCEVRGGPGRGAGGRVGTAGRGGAERTSRPAQVEAERLFSNVPELARLHRGLWASTMAPVLEKARRTRALLQPGDFLRGFKMFGSLFKPYIRYCMEEEGCMEYMRGLLRDNELFRAYVTWAEKHQQCQRLKLSDMLAKPHQRLTKYPLLLKSVLRKTDEPRAKEAVVTMIDSVERFIHHVNACMRQRQERQRLAAVVSRVDAYEVVEGSNDEVDKLLKEFLHLDLTAPIPGASPEETRQLLLEGSLRMKEGKDSKMDVYCFLFTDLLLVTKAVKKAERTKVIRPPLLVDKIVCRELRDPGSFLLIYLNEFHSAVGAYTFQASGQALCRGWVEAIYNAQNQLQQLRVQEHPGSQQPLESLEEEDDEQEEEDEEDEDEDEEEEEGGGSSTSAASSPTILRKSSNSLNSQHCASDGSTETLAMVVVEPGETLSSPEFEGGPFGSQSDETSLSTTASSVTPISELLPLGPVDGRSCSMDSAYGTLSPTSLQDFMAPAPVAESLPRPPELPQAPSPLSSPRLRRRTPVQLLPRLPHLLKSKSEASLLQLLSGATTCGAPPAPSRSLSELCLAVAGRGTRTQGSSREPGPSWVRQGTPSPSSGPEPSELEGRTSCLAGEPERPTRRSRDLPLGASPRVQPEPPPGISAQHRKLTLAQLYRIRTTLLLNSTLTASEV from the exons GTATGCCACCACGCTGACTGCCAGCAGCTACACCGCCGGGGACCCCTCAACCTCTGTGAAGCCTGTGACAGCAAGTTCCACAGTGCCATGCATTATGATGGGCACGTCCGCTTTGACCTGCCCCCACAAG GCTCTATCCTGGCCCGGAATGTGTCTACTCGGTCATGCCCCCCACGCACCAGCCCTGCAGTGGatttggaggaggaagaggaaagctcTATGGATGGCAAAGG GGACCGGAAGAGCACAGGCCTGAAACTCTCCAAGAAGGCAAGGAGGAGACACACAGAT GACCCAAGCAAGGAGTGCTTCACCTTGAAATTTGACCTGAACGTGGACATTGAGACAGAGATTGTACCGGCCATGAAGAAGAAGTCTCTGGG ggaggtgctgCTGCCAGTGTTTGAAAGGAAGGGCATTGCACTGGGCAAAGTGGATATCTACCTGGACCAGTCCAACACACCCCTGTCCCTCACCTTTGAGGCCTACCGGTTCGGGGGACACTACCTGCGGGTCAAAG CCAAGCCAGGGGATGAGGGAAAGGTGGAGCAGGGAGTAAAGGACTCCAAGTCCCTGAGTCTGCCAATCCTGCGGCCAGCCAGGGCTGGAACCCCCTCCTTGGAACGTGTGGACCCCCAGAGCCGCCGGGAGAGCTTGGACATCCTG GCCCCTGGCCGCCGCCGCAAGAACATGTCGGAGTTCCTGGGGGAGACGAGCATCCCTGGCCAGGAGGCCCCCACACCTTCCAGCTGCTCTCTGCCCAGTGGCAGCAGTGGTGGCAGTGATAGCTGGAAGAATCGGGCAGCCAGTCGTTTCAGTGGCTTCTTCAGCTCAGGCCCCAGCACAAGCACCTTTGGCCGG GAGGTAGACAAGATGGAGCAGCTGGAGGCCAAACTGCACACCTACGGCCTCTTTGGGCTCCCCAGGCTGCCCCGGAGGCTGCGCTTTGACCACGACTcatgggaggaagagggggatgaggaggaagaggaggacgaCGCCTGCCTATGGCTGGAGGACAGCTGGCGGGAGCTCATTGATGGGCATGAG AAGCTGACCAGGAGGCAGTGCCACCAGCAGGAGGCGGTGTGGGAGCTCCTGCATACAGAGGCCTCCTACATTAAGAAACTGAGGGTGATCACCAAC CTGTTCCTCTGCTGCCTCCTGAACCTGCAAGAGTCGGGGCTGCTGTGCGAGGTGAGGGGAGGCCCGGGACGGGGTGCTGGTGGGAGGGTAGggacggcggggcggggcggggccgagcgcaCCTCCCGCCCCGCTCAGGTGGAGGCGGAGCGTCTGTTCAGCAACGTCCCGGAGCTCGCGCGGCTGCACCGCGGACTGTGGGCCAGCACGATGGCGCCGGTGCTGGAGAAGGCGCGGCGCACGCGGGCGCTGCTGCAGCCCGGGGACTTCCTCAGAGGCTTCAAGATG TTCGGCTCCCTCTTCAAGCCCTACATCCGATACTGCATGGAGGAGGAGGGCTGCATGGAGTACATGCGTGGCCTGCTGCGCGACAACGAGCTTTTCCGGGCCTACGTCACG TGGGCCGAGAAGCACCAGCAGTGCCAGCGGCTGAAGCTGAGCGACATGCTGGCCAAGCCCCACCAGCGCCTCACCAAGTACCCGCTGCTGCTCAAGTCGGTGCTGAGGAAGACGGACGAGCCGCGCGCCAAGGAGGCGGTCGTCACCATG atcGACTCGGTGGAGCGCTTCATCCACCACGTGAACGCGTGCATGCGGCAGCGGCAGGAGCGGCAGCGGCTGGCGGCGGTGGTGAGCCGCGTCGACGCCTACGAGGTGGTGGAAGGCAGCAACGATGAGGTGGACAAG CTCCTGAAGGAGTTTCTGCATCTAGACCTTACAGCACCCATCCCTGGCGCCTCCCCTGAGGAGACACGACAGCTGCTGCTGGAGGGGAGCCTGAGGATGAAGGAGGGGAAGGACAGCAAG ATGGACGTGTACTGCTTCCTCTTTACGGACCTACTCTTGGTGACCAAGGCAGTGAAGAAGGCTGAGAGGACCAAGGTCATCCGGCCACCACTGCTGGTGGACAAGATTGTGTGCCGAGAGCTTCGAGACCCTG GCTCCTTTCTCCTCATCTACCTGAACGAGTTCCACAGTGCTGTGGGTGCCTACACGTTCCAGGCCAGCGGCCAGGCTTTGTGCCGAGGCTGGGTGGAGGCCATTTACAACGCGCAG aACCAGCTGCAGCAGCTGCGTGTCCAGGAGCACCCAGGCAGCCAGCAGCCCCTGGagagcctggaggaggaggacgatgagcaggaggaggaggatgaagaggatgaggatgaggatgaggaagaggaggaaggcgGGGGGAGTAGCACTTCTGCCGCCAGCTCCCCCACCATTCTGCGCAAGAGCAGCAACAGTCTCAACTCCCAGCACTG CGCCTCAGATGGCTCCACAGAGACCCTGGCCATGGTTGTGGTGGAGCCAGGGGAGACACTGTCCTCTCCTGAGTTCGAGGGCGGCCCCTTCGGCTCCCAGTCAGATGAGACCTCTCTCAGCACCACTGCCTCCTCTGTGACACCCATCAGCGAGCTGCTGCCCCTGGGCCCAGTGGATGGCCGCTCCTGTTCCATGGACTCCGCCTATGGCACCCTCTCCCCTACCTCCCTGCAAGACTTCATGGCCCCAGCCCCTGTCGCGGAGTCATTGCCACGGCCCCCAGAACTACCACAAGCCCCTTCACCCCTATCCTCcccccgcctccgccgccgcaCCCCTGTTCAGCTGCTGCCCCGTCTGCCCCACCTGCTCAAGTCCAAATCTGAAGCCAGCCTCCTCCAGCTGCTGTCAGGGGCCACCACCTGTGgagcgcccccagcccccagccgtAGCCTTTCAGAACTCTGCTTGGCTGTGGCAGGCCGTGGCACAAGGACTCAGGGTTCTTCTCGGGAACCTGGGCCCAGCTGGGTTCGCCAGGGGACACCAAGCCCTAGCAGTGGCCCTGAGCCATCAGAGCTGGAGGGCAGAACCAGCTGCCTGGCTGGGGAGCCCGAAAGACCCACCAGGAGGAGCAGAGACCTGCCCTTGGGGGCCTCGCCCAGGGTCCAGCCCGAGCCGCCTCCGGGGATCTCTGCCCAGCACCGGAAGCTGACGCTAGCCCAGCTGTACCGAATCAGGACCACCCTGCTGCTTAACTCCACGCTCACTGCCTC GGAGGTCTGA
- the PLEKHG5 gene encoding pleckstrin homology domain-containing family G member 5 isoform X4, which translates to MGTGPGVSGRRAASRPGPGLPCRPGGRARDGEGQVCHHADCQQLHRRGPLNLCEACDSKFHSAMHYDGHVRFDLPPQGSILARNVSTRSCPPRTSPAVDLEEEEESSMDGKGDRKSTGLKLSKKARRRHTDDPSKECFTLKFDLNVDIETEIVPAMKKKSLGEVLLPVFERKGIALGKVDIYLDQSNTPLSLTFEAYRFGGHYLRVKAKPGDEGKVEQGVKDSKSLSLPILRPARAGTPSLERVDPQSRRESLDILAPGRRRKNMSEFLGETSIPGQEAPTPSSCSLPSGSSGGSDSWKNRAASRFSGFFSSGPSTSTFGREVDKMEQLEAKLHTYGLFGLPRLPRRLRFDHDSWEEEGDEEEEEDDACLWLEDSWRELIDGHEKLTRRQCHQQEAVWELLHTEASYIKKLRVITNLFLCCLLNLQESGLLCEVRGGPGRGAGGRVGTAGRGGAERTSRPAQVEAERLFSNVPELARLHRGLWASTMAPVLEKARRTRALLQPGDFLRGFKMFGSLFKPYIRYCMEEEGCMEYMRGLLRDNELFRAYVTWAEKHQQCQRLKLSDMLAKPHQRLTKYPLLLKSVLRKTDEPRAKEAVVTMIDSVERFIHHVNACMRQRQERQRLAAVVSRVDAYEVVEGSNDEVDKLLKEFLHLDLTAPIPGASPEETRQLLLEGSLRMKEGKDSKMDVYCFLFTDLLLVTKAVKKAERTKVIRPPLLVDKIVCRELRDPGSFLLIYLNEFHSAVGAYTFQASGQALCRGWVEAIYNAQNQLQQLRVQEHPGSQQPLESLEEEDDEQEEEDEEDEDEDEEEEEGGGSSTSAASSPTILRKSSNSLNSQHCASDGSTETLAMVVVEPGETLSSPEFEGGPFGSQSDETSLSTTASSVTPISELLPLGPVDGRSCSMDSAYGTLSPTSLQDFMAPAPVAESLPRPPELPQAPSPLSSPRLRRRTPVQLLPRLPHLLKSKSEASLLQLLSGATTCGAPPAPSRSLSELCLAVAGRGTRTQGSSREPGPSWVRQGTPSPSSGPEPSELEGRTSCLAGEPERPTRRSRDLPLGASPRVQPEPPPGISAQHRKLTLAQLYRIRTTLLLNSTLTASEV; encoded by the exons ATGGGGACGGGCCCCGGCGTCTCCGGGCGCCGTGCGGCCTCCAGGCCgggccccgggctgccctgccggCCGGGGGGTCGCGCCCGCGACGGGGAAGGCCAG GTATGCCACCACGCTGACTGCCAGCAGCTACACCGCCGGGGACCCCTCAACCTCTGTGAAGCCTGTGACAGCAAGTTCCACAGTGCCATGCATTATGATGGGCACGTCCGCTTTGACCTGCCCCCACAAG GCTCTATCCTGGCCCGGAATGTGTCTACTCGGTCATGCCCCCCACGCACCAGCCCTGCAGTGGatttggaggaggaagaggaaagctcTATGGATGGCAAAGG GGACCGGAAGAGCACAGGCCTGAAACTCTCCAAGAAGGCAAGGAGGAGACACACAGAT GACCCAAGCAAGGAGTGCTTCACCTTGAAATTTGACCTGAACGTGGACATTGAGACAGAGATTGTACCGGCCATGAAGAAGAAGTCTCTGGG ggaggtgctgCTGCCAGTGTTTGAAAGGAAGGGCATTGCACTGGGCAAAGTGGATATCTACCTGGACCAGTCCAACACACCCCTGTCCCTCACCTTTGAGGCCTACCGGTTCGGGGGACACTACCTGCGGGTCAAAG CCAAGCCAGGGGATGAGGGAAAGGTGGAGCAGGGAGTAAAGGACTCCAAGTCCCTGAGTCTGCCAATCCTGCGGCCAGCCAGGGCTGGAACCCCCTCCTTGGAACGTGTGGACCCCCAGAGCCGCCGGGAGAGCTTGGACATCCTG GCCCCTGGCCGCCGCCGCAAGAACATGTCGGAGTTCCTGGGGGAGACGAGCATCCCTGGCCAGGAGGCCCCCACACCTTCCAGCTGCTCTCTGCCCAGTGGCAGCAGTGGTGGCAGTGATAGCTGGAAGAATCGGGCAGCCAGTCGTTTCAGTGGCTTCTTCAGCTCAGGCCCCAGCACAAGCACCTTTGGCCGG GAGGTAGACAAGATGGAGCAGCTGGAGGCCAAACTGCACACCTACGGCCTCTTTGGGCTCCCCAGGCTGCCCCGGAGGCTGCGCTTTGACCACGACTcatgggaggaagagggggatgaggaggaagaggaggacgaCGCCTGCCTATGGCTGGAGGACAGCTGGCGGGAGCTCATTGATGGGCATGAG AAGCTGACCAGGAGGCAGTGCCACCAGCAGGAGGCGGTGTGGGAGCTCCTGCATACAGAGGCCTCCTACATTAAGAAACTGAGGGTGATCACCAAC CTGTTCCTCTGCTGCCTCCTGAACCTGCAAGAGTCGGGGCTGCTGTGCGAGGTGAGGGGAGGCCCGGGACGGGGTGCTGGTGGGAGGGTAGggacggcggggcggggcggggccgagcgcaCCTCCCGCCCCGCTCAGGTGGAGGCGGAGCGTCTGTTCAGCAACGTCCCGGAGCTCGCGCGGCTGCACCGCGGACTGTGGGCCAGCACGATGGCGCCGGTGCTGGAGAAGGCGCGGCGCACGCGGGCGCTGCTGCAGCCCGGGGACTTCCTCAGAGGCTTCAAGATG TTCGGCTCCCTCTTCAAGCCCTACATCCGATACTGCATGGAGGAGGAGGGCTGCATGGAGTACATGCGTGGCCTGCTGCGCGACAACGAGCTTTTCCGGGCCTACGTCACG TGGGCCGAGAAGCACCAGCAGTGCCAGCGGCTGAAGCTGAGCGACATGCTGGCCAAGCCCCACCAGCGCCTCACCAAGTACCCGCTGCTGCTCAAGTCGGTGCTGAGGAAGACGGACGAGCCGCGCGCCAAGGAGGCGGTCGTCACCATG atcGACTCGGTGGAGCGCTTCATCCACCACGTGAACGCGTGCATGCGGCAGCGGCAGGAGCGGCAGCGGCTGGCGGCGGTGGTGAGCCGCGTCGACGCCTACGAGGTGGTGGAAGGCAGCAACGATGAGGTGGACAAG CTCCTGAAGGAGTTTCTGCATCTAGACCTTACAGCACCCATCCCTGGCGCCTCCCCTGAGGAGACACGACAGCTGCTGCTGGAGGGGAGCCTGAGGATGAAGGAGGGGAAGGACAGCAAG ATGGACGTGTACTGCTTCCTCTTTACGGACCTACTCTTGGTGACCAAGGCAGTGAAGAAGGCTGAGAGGACCAAGGTCATCCGGCCACCACTGCTGGTGGACAAGATTGTGTGCCGAGAGCTTCGAGACCCTG GCTCCTTTCTCCTCATCTACCTGAACGAGTTCCACAGTGCTGTGGGTGCCTACACGTTCCAGGCCAGCGGCCAGGCTTTGTGCCGAGGCTGGGTGGAGGCCATTTACAACGCGCAG aACCAGCTGCAGCAGCTGCGTGTCCAGGAGCACCCAGGCAGCCAGCAGCCCCTGGagagcctggaggaggaggacgatgagcaggaggaggaggatgaagaggatgaggatgaggatgaggaagaggaggaaggcgGGGGGAGTAGCACTTCTGCCGCCAGCTCCCCCACCATTCTGCGCAAGAGCAGCAACAGTCTCAACTCCCAGCACTG CGCCTCAGATGGCTCCACAGAGACCCTGGCCATGGTTGTGGTGGAGCCAGGGGAGACACTGTCCTCTCCTGAGTTCGAGGGCGGCCCCTTCGGCTCCCAGTCAGATGAGACCTCTCTCAGCACCACTGCCTCCTCTGTGACACCCATCAGCGAGCTGCTGCCCCTGGGCCCAGTGGATGGCCGCTCCTGTTCCATGGACTCCGCCTATGGCACCCTCTCCCCTACCTCCCTGCAAGACTTCATGGCCCCAGCCCCTGTCGCGGAGTCATTGCCACGGCCCCCAGAACTACCACAAGCCCCTTCACCCCTATCCTCcccccgcctccgccgccgcaCCCCTGTTCAGCTGCTGCCCCGTCTGCCCCACCTGCTCAAGTCCAAATCTGAAGCCAGCCTCCTCCAGCTGCTGTCAGGGGCCACCACCTGTGgagcgcccccagcccccagccgtAGCCTTTCAGAACTCTGCTTGGCTGTGGCAGGCCGTGGCACAAGGACTCAGGGTTCTTCTCGGGAACCTGGGCCCAGCTGGGTTCGCCAGGGGACACCAAGCCCTAGCAGTGGCCCTGAGCCATCAGAGCTGGAGGGCAGAACCAGCTGCCTGGCTGGGGAGCCCGAAAGACCCACCAGGAGGAGCAGAGACCTGCCCTTGGGGGCCTCGCCCAGGGTCCAGCCCGAGCCGCCTCCGGGGATCTCTGCCCAGCACCGGAAGCTGACGCTAGCCCAGCTGTACCGAATCAGGACCACCCTGCTGCTTAACTCCACGCTCACTGCCTC GGAGGTCTGA
- the PLEKHG5 gene encoding pleckstrin homology domain-containing family G member 5 isoform X1, producing the protein MDRGRAAKVCHHADCQQLHRRGPLNLCEACDSKFHSAMHYDGHVRFDLPPQGSILARNVSTRSCPPRTSPAVDLEEEEESSMDGKGDRKSTGLKLSKKARRRHTDDPSKECFTLKFDLNVDIETEIVPAMKKKSLGEVLLPVFERKGIALGKVDIYLDQSNTPLSLTFEAYRFGGHYLRVKARAGTPSLERVDPQSRRESLDILAPGRRRKNMSEFLGETSIPGQEAPTPSSCSLPSGSSGGSDSWKNRAASRFSGFFSSGPSTSTFGREVDKMEQLEAKLHTYGLFGLPRLPRRLRFDHDSWEEEGDEEEEEDDACLWLEDSWRELIDGHEKLTRRQCHQQEAVWELLHTEASYIKKLRVITNLFLCCLLNLQESGLLCEVRGGPGRGAGGRVGTAGRGGAERTSRPAQVEAERLFSNVPELARLHRGLWASTMAPVLEKARRTRALLQPGDFLRGFKMFGSLFKPYIRYCMEEEGCMEYMRGLLRDNELFRAYVTWAEKHQQCQRLKLSDMLAKPHQRLTKYPLLLKSVLRKTDEPRAKEAVVTMIDSVERFIHHVNACMRQRQERQRLAAVVSRVDAYEVVEGSNDEVDKLLKEFLHLDLTAPIPGASPEETRQLLLEGSLRMKEGKDSKMDVYCFLFTDLLLVTKAVKKAERTKVIRPPLLVDKIVCRELRDPGSFLLIYLNEFHSAVGAYTFQASGQALCRGWVEAIYNAQNQLQQLRVQEHPGSQQPLESLEEEDDEQEEEDEEDEDEDEEEEEGGGSSTSAASSPTILRKSSNSLNSQHCASDGSTETLAMVVVEPGETLSSPEFEGGPFGSQSDETSLSTTASSVTPISELLPLGPVDGRSCSMDSAYGTLSPTSLQDFMAPAPVAESLPRPPELPQAPSPLSSPRLRRRTPVQLLPRLPHLLKSKSEASLLQLLSGATTCGAPPAPSRSLSELCLAVAGRGTRTQGSSREPGPSWVRQGTPSPSSGPEPSELEGRTSCLAGEPERPTRRSRDLPLGASPRVQPEPPPGISAQHRKLTLAQLYRIRTTLLLNSTLTASEV; encoded by the exons GTATGCCACCACGCTGACTGCCAGCAGCTACACCGCCGGGGACCCCTCAACCTCTGTGAAGCCTGTGACAGCAAGTTCCACAGTGCCATGCATTATGATGGGCACGTCCGCTTTGACCTGCCCCCACAAG GCTCTATCCTGGCCCGGAATGTGTCTACTCGGTCATGCCCCCCACGCACCAGCCCTGCAGTGGatttggaggaggaagaggaaagctcTATGGATGGCAAAGG GGACCGGAAGAGCACAGGCCTGAAACTCTCCAAGAAGGCAAGGAGGAGACACACAGAT GACCCAAGCAAGGAGTGCTTCACCTTGAAATTTGACCTGAACGTGGACATTGAGACAGAGATTGTACCGGCCATGAAGAAGAAGTCTCTGGG ggaggtgctgCTGCCAGTGTTTGAAAGGAAGGGCATTGCACTGGGCAAAGTGGATATCTACCTGGACCAGTCCAACACACCCCTGTCCCTCACCTTTGAGGCCTACCGGTTCGGGGGACACTACCTGCGGGTCAAAG CCAGGGCTGGAACCCCCTCCTTGGAACGTGTGGACCCCCAGAGCCGCCGGGAGAGCTTGGACATCCTG GCCCCTGGCCGCCGCCGCAAGAACATGTCGGAGTTCCTGGGGGAGACGAGCATCCCTGGCCAGGAGGCCCCCACACCTTCCAGCTGCTCTCTGCCCAGTGGCAGCAGTGGTGGCAGTGATAGCTGGAAGAATCGGGCAGCCAGTCGTTTCAGTGGCTTCTTCAGCTCAGGCCCCAGCACAAGCACCTTTGGCCGG GAGGTAGACAAGATGGAGCAGCTGGAGGCCAAACTGCACACCTACGGCCTCTTTGGGCTCCCCAGGCTGCCCCGGAGGCTGCGCTTTGACCACGACTcatgggaggaagagggggatgaggaggaagaggaggacgaCGCCTGCCTATGGCTGGAGGACAGCTGGCGGGAGCTCATTGATGGGCATGAG AAGCTGACCAGGAGGCAGTGCCACCAGCAGGAGGCGGTGTGGGAGCTCCTGCATACAGAGGCCTCCTACATTAAGAAACTGAGGGTGATCACCAAC CTGTTCCTCTGCTGCCTCCTGAACCTGCAAGAGTCGGGGCTGCTGTGCGAGGTGAGGGGAGGCCCGGGACGGGGTGCTGGTGGGAGGGTAGggacggcggggcggggcggggccgagcgcaCCTCCCGCCCCGCTCAGGTGGAGGCGGAGCGTCTGTTCAGCAACGTCCCGGAGCTCGCGCGGCTGCACCGCGGACTGTGGGCCAGCACGATGGCGCCGGTGCTGGAGAAGGCGCGGCGCACGCGGGCGCTGCTGCAGCCCGGGGACTTCCTCAGAGGCTTCAAGATG TTCGGCTCCCTCTTCAAGCCCTACATCCGATACTGCATGGAGGAGGAGGGCTGCATGGAGTACATGCGTGGCCTGCTGCGCGACAACGAGCTTTTCCGGGCCTACGTCACG TGGGCCGAGAAGCACCAGCAGTGCCAGCGGCTGAAGCTGAGCGACATGCTGGCCAAGCCCCACCAGCGCCTCACCAAGTACCCGCTGCTGCTCAAGTCGGTGCTGAGGAAGACGGACGAGCCGCGCGCCAAGGAGGCGGTCGTCACCATG atcGACTCGGTGGAGCGCTTCATCCACCACGTGAACGCGTGCATGCGGCAGCGGCAGGAGCGGCAGCGGCTGGCGGCGGTGGTGAGCCGCGTCGACGCCTACGAGGTGGTGGAAGGCAGCAACGATGAGGTGGACAAG CTCCTGAAGGAGTTTCTGCATCTAGACCTTACAGCACCCATCCCTGGCGCCTCCCCTGAGGAGACACGACAGCTGCTGCTGGAGGGGAGCCTGAGGATGAAGGAGGGGAAGGACAGCAAG ATGGACGTGTACTGCTTCCTCTTTACGGACCTACTCTTGGTGACCAAGGCAGTGAAGAAGGCTGAGAGGACCAAGGTCATCCGGCCACCACTGCTGGTGGACAAGATTGTGTGCCGAGAGCTTCGAGACCCTG GCTCCTTTCTCCTCATCTACCTGAACGAGTTCCACAGTGCTGTGGGTGCCTACACGTTCCAGGCCAGCGGCCAGGCTTTGTGCCGAGGCTGGGTGGAGGCCATTTACAACGCGCAG aACCAGCTGCAGCAGCTGCGTGTCCAGGAGCACCCAGGCAGCCAGCAGCCCCTGGagagcctggaggaggaggacgatgagcaggaggaggaggatgaagaggatgaggatgaggatgaggaagaggaggaaggcgGGGGGAGTAGCACTTCTGCCGCCAGCTCCCCCACCATTCTGCGCAAGAGCAGCAACAGTCTCAACTCCCAGCACTG CGCCTCAGATGGCTCCACAGAGACCCTGGCCATGGTTGTGGTGGAGCCAGGGGAGACACTGTCCTCTCCTGAGTTCGAGGGCGGCCCCTTCGGCTCCCAGTCAGATGAGACCTCTCTCAGCACCACTGCCTCCTCTGTGACACCCATCAGCGAGCTGCTGCCCCTGGGCCCAGTGGATGGCCGCTCCTGTTCCATGGACTCCGCCTATGGCACCCTCTCCCCTACCTCCCTGCAAGACTTCATGGCCCCAGCCCCTGTCGCGGAGTCATTGCCACGGCCCCCAGAACTACCACAAGCCCCTTCACCCCTATCCTCcccccgcctccgccgccgcaCCCCTGTTCAGCTGCTGCCCCGTCTGCCCCACCTGCTCAAGTCCAAATCTGAAGCCAGCCTCCTCCAGCTGCTGTCAGGGGCCACCACCTGTGgagcgcccccagcccccagccgtAGCCTTTCAGAACTCTGCTTGGCTGTGGCAGGCCGTGGCACAAGGACTCAGGGTTCTTCTCGGGAACCTGGGCCCAGCTGGGTTCGCCAGGGGACACCAAGCCCTAGCAGTGGCCCTGAGCCATCAGAGCTGGAGGGCAGAACCAGCTGCCTGGCTGGGGAGCCCGAAAGACCCACCAGGAGGAGCAGAGACCTGCCCTTGGGGGCCTCGCCCAGGGTCCAGCCCGAGCCGCCTCCGGGGATCTCTGCCCAGCACCGGAAGCTGACGCTAGCCCAGCTGTACCGAATCAGGACCACCCTGCTGCTTAACTCCACGCTCACTGCCTC GGAGGTCTGA